The following is a genomic window from Mus caroli chromosome 17, CAROLI_EIJ_v1.1, whole genome shotgun sequence.
GGACCCAGGTTGGTGGGGGAGGGACTTTGGGTGCTGTGGGCTCCACGTGTTCCCAGGCCCTGCAGGCCCAGGTGCAGCATGGTGGCTTCCCGCCCtgaagtgggaggaggggaggcaggtGTCCCTAACGACTCTGCCTCTGTCATTCTCCAGTCTGGGGAAGTGCTGGCCCAGGCTCTGCGACCACAGTGCAGATGGGACAGGGGCTGCTGGCTTGGTGACCCATATCCagcccagctcctgcctccctcttgGAGGGCAGGGAGAGTTCATCTGGAAACTTCCCCTACCTGATCCTCTTCCCAGAAGCCCCAGAAGGTCTCCAAAGCTCCTCACCCAGCGCGAATAAGGATGCTCATGCATTAGCACGGACCAGTCACTTGCAGGTTGGCTATAAGCCCCAGGCAGCTCACGACTCATGCCTTGGGCCTTAACTGCCTGTTTCTAGCTGAGGAACCCAGGCTGAGGAAAACCAAGTTATATCACCGTGAGCATTTATTCTAGCAAACCAGGAAGGGCCTCATGTGTGCTGGGAAACCCTCTACCACTGACCCACATCCTTACTGAGCCCGGATCCTGCCTTTGAAGAATCGCAGTGTTTGGCTTCTACATGACCAGGATGACATTAACTACAGTCAGATGAGGGAGTCCAGCCCTGCTGACCCCGGTAGCGATCCTAGCCATCAGAGCAAGGATGCTGGCAGCCTCCTcttgcctctttttcttcctttcttccttcttttgtgtgATGTGTATTGTATATGAATGTGgatggtgtgtgtacatgtttgtgggTGAGGGTTGCACAGAACATAatagagtcagaggacaacttcaggtgtgtaggtgtgtacccggccttccaccttgtttgagacagtgtctctcttcttccttcctttctttctttctgtttcttttttcttttttttttttaaatttattttgttttatgtaagaacatacactgtccctgtcttcagacacacaccagaagagggcatcgggtcccattgcagatggttgcgagccactgtgtggttgctgggaattgaactcaggacctctggaggagcagccagtgctcttaaccactgagccatctccccaggcctatgtttctctttttctgtttgttttgctctctCCAGGCTAGCTCCACAAGCTTCCAtgattctcctgtttccacctcctgtTTTGCCTAAGGTCATAGGAATCTAGAGCATATCCAACTTTTAGGAGGGTGCTAGGGattcgaactcagatcctctggcttgctgggaaaatgccttacctactgagccatctcttcagtgctCTCCCTTggttttcctccccctcccccatcttgctaagtagcccaggttggccttagaCTACCCTTGTCCTaactcccatgtgctgggatgacAAACACGAGCCACCCCACCTGGCTCACCTATACATTTCTTAACGGTTTAGTTCTGGAAATGTCTTCTGGCTCCTTTAACTGTGCGACCGCAGGGGTGGCTAGAGTTCATAGGATAAACCCAGTCCAGCATTCTCATCTCCAAAAAATTCTGATTCCTTCTACAGGATGCCAGGAAAGTCCTAGCACCTCAAGCGTATTGACTGTGGGCTGCTAGTAAAACTTTACAGCTTTAATTAGCCAAAGTAACAGGCTAGATTAGTGCCTCTTCCAGGTGCTGGGGCCGGCATGGTAAATCCCAAGTCTTGGATGAGCATCCATGGAAATGAACTTGGATAACCTTGCATTCCAAGTGTCCTGtgttctcccctccctcccctctctcttcctccccatccccatctctgaggcagggtctcacagagCCCAGTCTTCCCTCTCAccatcttgaacttctgaccctcatgcctccatctcccaagcaCCAGAGTTACAGGGTGATCACACGGCTGTGCTTGGCTTTATGTGGGGTTGGGGACAGAACTCATGGCTTTGTGCAAACCAATGCTCTGTCACCTCAGCTCCGCCTCCAGCAcagtttgtttgcatgtgtgtgtgtgtgtgtgtgtgtgtgtgcgtgtgtgtgtgtgtgcgtgtgtgtgcgtgtgtgtgtgcgtgcgtgtgtgtgtgtgcgtgtgtgtgtgNNNNNNNNNNNNNNNNNNNNNNNNNNNNNNNNNNNNNNNNNNNNNNNNNNNNNNNNNNNNNNGTGTGTGTGCATTAACAGTGCATGTATGGAAGTTGGAGGACAATTTACATCCTGAGTTGCTTCTTGTTTTCTCCCTTACTGAGGTGGAGGTCTCGTGTTTATGCTACTGTccgtctctatctatctatctatctatctatctatctatctatctatctatctatctatctacattgATATCATAGATACGAACATATAGATACATAACGTCTCTGACCCATCTCAAGGTCCACTCAGTAACTTTTACCTTTCTGATTTTTACAAGGGAAGTCCAAGTGTGGGAGTTCATGCCAGAATCTCAGGCAGCTAAGGTAGGTgggtggtgagttccaggccttcCTGGACTACAAAATGAAATCCTATAAGAAAGGAAGGGCTGAGCATTTAATCGGTCCTGGAACTTGGTGATCTCACAGTGATgtctcaaggccagccttcagCCAGGGTGCCAATCCAAGCTACCCTCGAGGTGCATCCTCcccttctgtcagatgtggaggATCCTTGTGTTTCCCTATAGATGTAAAACAAGCAACATGGCCACGCAGAGCTGGGCACAACATCTATCCATGTTCTCCTCACAGAATGGGATCCCCAGTCACACCCATGTCCCCTCCAGTCACAAGCATGTCCCCTTGCACAGTGTTGGAGGGCTAATCCTAACTCTCTATTCTGTCTGCTCCTGGAAGGAACCACTTCTAGTGTTGGTGAGGAAGGGCGGGAGAGAAAGATACGACAACATTGGAAAATCTAAGGAGAATTTAGTAGAGTCCATGGACAGAGAGCGATGTGGGCAAGGACAAGGGAGTTCCCAGGAGGCAACAGTAGCACCTGAGAGAGTGAGAAGGGAGCTGTGTCAGAACCCTTAAACCAGAGGGCTGTGTGGAGGGACTGCTACCGATGAGACCCTGAAGAGGGGAAACAGAATGAAATCTGTCaaacccttctcttctctcctgctaCTCTCTCCCAGCCTGACCAGGCCCAGAAGCTAGAAGGCCAGGGAGCCTGCTGCACTGACTCTGTCAGGTCCAGGAAGTTGGATGAACATGCAGAGACAGCTGCAGGGGCTACAGGAGAGATCACTGGGGACCCTCAATAATGGCCTCCAggcactggctgtccttccagaagaccagagaaTTCAAAGCCCAATACCAACGTGATAGCAGAACCAAGGGTTCagttgctctcttctggcctttagcagtactgcatgcatgtggtacacagacatagatgcacataataaaattaaaacaaaggggGGGGACGGGCAGTAgtggcacccacctttaatcccagcacttgggaggcagaggcaggtggatttctgagttcgaggccagcctggtctacagagtgagttccaggacagccagagaaaccctgtcttgaaaaacaaaacaaaacaaaacaaaacaaaaaaaaaagaaaagaaaaccctaagAGGTTCAGTATTACATGAGGAAAAGTGTGCCAGAGGGGCTGCAGACAGAGctctcagttggtaaagtgcttggctAATACATATAAACTCCTGTGCTCCATTCCTGGCACCATACAAAACTGGACATggacccctgtaatcccagcactgcagaggtggAGGGCCAGGACTTCAAAGCTGGGGTTGGGAATGGTCAGCAGTTAGTGCCTGCCGTGCAGGTGTGAGGGTTAGAATTTGAATGCCCACAAACCCAGACAAATGCCAGCTGGATGCGGCGGTCTGCCTACTTCTGCCCTTTGAAGGCAGGGACAAGAATCTGCAGTCagacacgtgcgcgcgcgcgcacacacacacacacacacacacacacacacagagactatattgtgagttcaagttcaaggccagccttggctacaggagACCTTGAAAACATGAGAACGGGGATAAAAATTCAATAGccctacctactgagccatcttacccaCTTTTTGGGTTTCATGGGGTTGTTTCCAATGAAGGGTAAACATGCTGTGTGCTTTTAACATTATGCAAAGTATGCTTTACGTACTGATTTCTTGATCTGTGCCAGATCAAGCTGTTTATTATATACTTACATGTTTCAGTGTGTAACTCGGCTGGCTCTATGGCCCGAGCATATGGTGttacaagcatgagccactgACTGCATCCTGTCAGGCTAGCTTTGATACAGAAATCTGAACAGCGTTGGGAGGTGTAGCGCAGCAGACATTGGGAGATGATGAATCCTTGGCTCAAACCAAAATTGACTACAAATcccaaacaacacaaaacccaaacccaaacaacaacaacaacaacaaaaaccagggaTTTGATCCTTAGTACCACAATTAACAACTGTGACGAGCGCTTGCTTGCTTGGAAAAGCGTACAGAATCAGGCTCTGGACTGTAGCGCGAGGTGCAAAAACTTCACTTTTGGCTCGTTCGCTGCACACTTctatccccaaccccaccccgccCGCAGTATATCTCATATTGTGGAATGAGAGCTGGAGGTTAACCGAGGCTGCAGCTTCTGCACAATTAGCCCGGGTTTTGGAAGGTCTACCCTGGGCTAAGTTCCTTGATACGGTGTCTGGCCTCCCCTCTACTTTTCACGAAGGTGGTTGCTCCCACTCCACCCGGAAGTGCTTGCAGCCCGATCCGGGAGAATGAGCTGGTGACAGGACATGGACCAGCGTGGCGGTGTCTCCAGCCCGAGCGGTACACTGGCGTCTGCCGAGCCAGCTCCTGCCTCGGTGACCCTGGCGGAGCTCCTGCACCTGGTCCAGAAGGGCCAGGAGGTCCCGGGCCTGGAGAAACGCCACATCACTGCGACCCACGGTGAACCCACCGCGTCTCTGCTCCCTCGGAGGCCCAAGCCCTGGGAAGATGCGGGCTCCGCCGCCTCATCCTGCACCATCGCCCTAGACAGGAGGACGCAGCCTCCGACCAT
Proteins encoded in this region:
- the C17H6orf226 gene encoding LOW QUALITY PROTEIN: uncharacterized protein C6orf226 homolog (The sequence of the model RefSeq protein was modified relative to this genomic sequence to represent the inferred CDS: substituted 1 base at 1 genomic stop codon) → MSWXQDMDQRGGVSSPSGTLASAEPAPASVTLAELLHLVQKGQEVPGLEKRHITATHGEPTASLLPRRPKPWEDAGSAASSCTIALDRRTQPPTIEERSRGSPAAQLDGRPRVS